In Actinomycetota bacterium, a single window of DNA contains:
- a CDS encoding PspA/IM30 family protein — MSLTKRFSTILKAKASKVLDKAEDPRETLDYSYQRMLDQLTQVRRGVADVATSRKRLELQAATLQQSGAKLDDQARQALAQGREDLAREALARKASLASQLQSLKTQHDQLDAQESQLTQASQRLQAKVESFRTQKETIKATYTAAQASTKINEAVSGISEEMGDVGMAIQRAEDKTAQMQARAGALDELMASGALDDVTTGGTDRIQAELDRGAMTSGVDLELERLKAELGQGSAPKAIEAGGAAPAASAPAPQATEEA; from the coding sequence ATGAGCTTGACCAAACGCTTTTCGACCATCCTGAAGGCCAAGGCCAGCAAGGTCCTGGACAAGGCGGAGGACCCCCGGGAGACCCTCGACTACTCCTACCAGCGGATGCTGGACCAGTTGACCCAGGTCCGGCGGGGGGTCGCCGACGTCGCCACCTCGCGCAAGCGCCTCGAGCTCCAGGCCGCGACCCTGCAGCAGAGCGGTGCCAAGCTGGACGACCAGGCCCGCCAGGCCCTCGCCCAGGGCCGGGAGGACCTCGCCCGCGAGGCGTTGGCCCGCAAGGCATCCCTGGCGTCGCAGCTGCAGAGCCTGAAGACCCAGCACGACCAGCTCGACGCCCAGGAGTCGCAGCTCACCCAGGCCTCGCAGCGCCTGCAGGCCAAGGTGGAGAGCTTCCGCACGCAGAAGGAGACCATCAAGGCCACCTACACCGCCGCCCAGGCCAGCACCAAGATCAACGAGGCGGTGTCGGGGATCTCCGAGGAGATGGGCGACGTCGGCATGGCCATCCAGCGGGCGGAGGACAAGACCGCGCAGATGCAGGCCCGGGCCGGCGCCCTCGACGAGCTCATGGCCTCCGGCGCCCTGGACGACGTCACCACCGGCGGCACCGACCGCATCCAGGCCGAGCTGGACCGGGGGGCGATGACCAGCGGCGTCGACCTCGAGCTGGAGCGCCTGAAGGCCGAGCTGGGCCAGGGCTCCGCGCCCAAGGCCATCGAAGCCGGCGGCGCCGCCCCGGCGGCCAGCGCACCGGCACCCCAAGCCACCGAGGAGGCGTAG
- a CDS encoding L,D-transpeptidase family protein, with the protein MGARRARSLAAGLLALAFVASGCGLRSSAQKGPDAAAMPHTTLGALVFAPRSGATGVALSQPVLVQTRYSDVKLQSVTVTVTGTGTDAASIDGTLTRQSRFRAPGPLRPDATYTVTAVVQVPQGSASPGAVRLQTETVSFSTVTTPQILAVSPTVVGPGGAAVVQLDSPARAVSVDGPATADLNADGTSVSLFPTDYHQGATFDVTLTATSEGGTKGAASSVHFSALGGPTLSLSPSPGATNMGVAYPVVIRLSEAPENPAAFAALFSVTATATVPGVSGTATATATVPTPTYAPAAAATAVNPCGTYQPPVPGAVLSVAPQWNSPTELQLVPKTADGYWPPDATIEVSAHVDGAPGKDGSWFTGSVDRTFTTGDKRVIDVDLGSQTLSACQNGTMANQFLISSGIAPKDTTATGTFYIYERDRDAEMKSGDNQFAPGYYDVKHVPWTQYFHAGDALHGAWWHNNFGHPMSHGCVNISTPTDNHQWPDAVPDAEYLWHFDNLGDPVIVHGTTPV; encoded by the coding sequence GTGGGGGCAAGGAGAGCACGGTCGCTGGCCGCCGGGCTGCTGGCGCTGGCGTTCGTCGCCTCCGGGTGCGGCCTGCGCTCGTCGGCGCAGAAGGGCCCGGATGCCGCCGCCATGCCCCATACCACGCTGGGGGCCCTCGTCTTCGCCCCCCGCTCGGGGGCCACTGGGGTGGCCCTGTCGCAGCCCGTGCTCGTGCAAACCCGGTACTCGGACGTCAAGTTGCAGTCGGTGACCGTCACGGTCACCGGCACCGGGACCGACGCCGCCAGCATCGACGGGACACTTACCCGGCAGTCCCGCTTCCGCGCCCCGGGCCCCCTGCGGCCGGACGCCACCTACACCGTGACCGCGGTGGTCCAGGTCCCCCAGGGGTCGGCGTCGCCGGGGGCCGTGCGCCTGCAGACCGAGACCGTCAGCTTCTCCACGGTCACCACCCCCCAGATCCTGGCGGTGAGTCCCACCGTTGTCGGGCCGGGGGGCGCGGCGGTCGTGCAGCTCGACTCGCCTGCCCGCGCCGTGTCCGTGGACGGACCCGCCACCGCCGATCTCAATGCCGACGGGACCAGCGTGTCGCTGTTCCCCACCGACTACCACCAGGGGGCCACGTTCGACGTCACCCTGACGGCCACCAGCGAGGGCGGCACCAAGGGGGCCGCCAGCAGCGTGCACTTCAGCGCCCTGGGCGGGCCGACCCTGTCGCTGTCGCCCTCCCCGGGCGCCACCAACATGGGAGTGGCCTACCCGGTGGTCATCCGGCTCAGCGAGGCACCGGAGAACCCCGCTGCCTTCGCCGCCCTGTTCTCGGTGACCGCCACCGCCACCGTACCGGGCGTGTCCGGCACCGCCACCGCCACGGCCACCGTTCCCACGCCGACCTACGCCCCCGCTGCGGCCGCCACCGCCGTGAACCCGTGCGGCACCTACCAGCCCCCCGTCCCGGGGGCGGTGCTCAGCGTCGCCCCGCAGTGGAACAGCCCTACCGAGCTGCAGCTGGTGCCCAAGACCGCCGACGGCTACTGGCCGCCCGACGCCACCATCGAGGTCTCGGCCCACGTCGACGGGGCGCCCGGCAAGGACGGGAGCTGGTTCACCGGCTCGGTGGACCGCACATTCACCACCGGCGACAAGCGGGTGATCGATGTCGATCTCGGCAGCCAGACCCTCTCCGCATGCCAGAACGGCACCATGGCCAACCAGTTCCTGATCTCCAGCGGCATCGCCCCCAAGGACACCACCGCCACCGGCACCTTCTACATCTACGAGCGGGACCGGGATGCCGAGATGAAGAGCGGCGACAACCAGTTCGCCCCCGGCTACTACGACGTGAAGCACGTCCCCTGGACGCAGTACTTCCACGCCGGCGACGCCCTGCACGGCGCCTGGTGGCACAACAACTTCGGCCATCCGATGAGCCACGGCTGCGTCAACATCTCGACGCCCACCGACAACCACCAGTGGCCGGACGCGGTCCCGGACGCCGAGTACCTCTGGCACTTCGACAATCTGGGCGACCCGGTGATCGTGCACGGGACGACGCCCGTCTAA